One Carettochelys insculpta isolate YL-2023 chromosome 15, ASM3395843v1, whole genome shotgun sequence DNA window includes the following coding sequences:
- the CXCL14 gene encoding C-X-C motif chemokine 14 produces the protein MKPLTAALLLLVIAMCLATAEGSKCKCSRKGPKIRFSAVQKLEIKPKYPHCKEKMIIITTQSRFRGGQQYCLHPKLQSTKRLVKWYTIWKEKRRVYEE, from the exons ATGAAGCCCCTGACGGCAGCTTTACTTCTGCTAGTCATTGCAATGTGCTTGGCCACTGCAGAAG GATCAAAGTGCAAATGCTCAAGAAAAGGTCCTAAGATAAGATTCTCTGCTGTTCAAAAGCTGGAAATCAAACCAAAGTATCCACATTGTAAGGAAAAAATGATCAT TATCACTACGCAGTCCCGGTTCAGAGGAGGACAGCAGTACTGCTTGCATCCCAAACTGCAGAGCACAAAGAGATTAGTTAAGTGGTACACAATATGGAAGGAGAAACGCAG ggttTATGAAGAATAA